A single window of Eucalyptus grandis isolate ANBG69807.140 chromosome 1, ASM1654582v1, whole genome shotgun sequence DNA harbors:
- the LOC104454355 gene encoding lupeol synthase, with protein sequence MWKLKIAEGGPWLTSVNNHVGRQHWEFDPDAGTPEETAEVERVRDEFTRNRFRIKQSADLLMRMQLTKDNPSGPIPPPVKVEEGEDVTEEAVTTTLRRAISFYSSIQAHDGHWPAENAGPLFFFPPMVFALYITGAMSAIFSPEHKKEIKRYMYNHQNEDGGWGFHIEGHSTMFGSALSYIALRLLAEGPDDGEDGAMARGRKWILDHGGLVGTPSWGKFWLTVLGVYEWAGCNPLPPEFWLVPRKFPIHPGNMLCYCRLVYMPMSYLYGRRFVGPVTGLILSLRQELYTEPYNEINWNKARSTVAKEDLYYPHPLVQDMLWGFLHHVTEPILKLWPFSMIREKALKVAIKHVHYEDENSRYLTIGCGEKVLCMIACWVEDPNSEVYKRHLARIPDYYWIAEDGLKMQTFGCQMWDAAFAIQAIISSNLTEEYATTLRKGHDFVKASQVQDNPSDDFKAMYRHISKGAWTFAMQDHGWQVSDCTAEGLKTALLFSQMSPDLVGEKMETERFYDAVNVILSLQSSNGGFPAWEPQRAYAWLEKFNPTEFFEGTLIEREYVECTSSAIQGLALFKKLHPKHRRKEIDSCIARAIDYIEETQLPDGSWYGCWGICYTYGTWFVVEGLAACGKSYRNCPSVRKACEFLLSKQLPCGGWGESYLSSQNKVYTNLEGNRPNLVQTAWALLSLIDAGQAEIDPTPIHHGVKVLINSQMDDGDFPQQEITGVFMRNCTLNYSSFRNIFPIWALGEYRRRVLFA encoded by the exons atgtggaaGCTGAAGATAGCGGAGGGCGGGCCGTGGCTGACCAGCGTGAACAACCACGTCGGGCGGCAGCATTGGGAGTTTGACCCCGATGCTGGGACACCGGAGGAGACGGCGGAGGTGGAGAGGGTCCGAGATGAGTTCACGAGGAACCGGTTCCGAATCAAGCAGAGCGCTGATCTCTTGATGAGGATGCAG CTCACAAAGGATAACCCAAGCGGGCCGATTCCACCGCCGGTGAAGGTGGAGGAGGGCGAAGATGTGACGGAGGAAGCGGTGACCACCACGCTGCGGAGGGCCATCAGCTTCTATTCATCCATCCAGGCCCATGATGGCCATTGGCCTGCAGAGAATGCGGGGCCcttgttcttctttcctccCATG GTCTTTGCACTGTACATTACGGGAGCGATGAgtgcaatattttctccagaGCACAAGAAGGAAATCAAGCGTTACATGTACAACCACCAG AACGAAGATGGAGGTTGGGGATTTCATATAGAAGGCCATAGCACCATGTTTGGCTCTGCACTGAGCTACATTGCACTGAGATTGCTTGCAGAAGGGCCTGATGATGGCGAGGATGGAGCCATGGCTAGAGGAAGGAAATGGATTCTGGATCATGGTGGTCTAGTGGGGACTCCATCATGGGGAAAATTCTGGCTCACG GTACTAGGTGTTTATGAATGGGCAGGATGCAATCCACTGCCTCCAGAATTCTGGCTTGTTCCAAGAAAATTTCCCATCCATCCTG GTAACATGCTCTGCTATTGTCGTCTGGTTTACATGCCCATGTCATACTTATACGGGAGGAGGTTCGTCGGTCCGGTCACAGGACTAATTTTATCGCTGAGACAAGAGCTCTACACTGAGCCCTATAATGAAATTAATTGGAACAAAGCAAGGAGTACTGTCGCAAAG GAGGATTTATACTACCCTCATCCTCTAGTACAAGATATGCTATGGGGATTCCTTCACCACGTCACGGAGCCAATTTTGAAGCTTTGGCCATTTTCCATGATAAGAGAGAAGGCTTTGAAAGTGGCGATCAAGCACGTACATTATGAGGACGAGAACAGCAGATATTTGACCATTGGATGTGGGGAAAAG GTTTTATGTATGATTGCTTGTTGGGTGGAAGACCCGAATTCAGAAGTCTACAAGCGTCATCTTGCTAGAATTCCAGACTACTATTGGATAGCTGAAGATGGACTTAAAATGCAG ACCTTCGGTTGTCAGATGTGGGATGCGGCTTTTGCcatccaagcaatcatatcaagTAACCTAACAGAAGAGTATGCAACTACACTAAGGAAAGGACATGATTTCGTGAAAGCTTCACAG GTTCAAGATAACCCATCCGATGACTTCAAAGCAATGTATAGACACATATCTAAAGGAGCATGGACATTTGCTATGCAAGACCATGGTTGGCAAGTTTCTGATTGTACAGCAGAAGGACTAAAG ACAGCACTTCTGTTTTCGCAAATGTCTCCAGACCTGGTGGGTGAGAAGATGGAAACAGAGCGATTCTACGATGCTGTGAATGTTATTCTTTCCCTACAA AGTAGCAATGGCGGTTTTCCTGCTTGggagccacaaagagcatatgCATGGTTGGAG AAATTCAATCCTACAGAATTCTTTGAGGGCACCCTTATTGAAAGAGA ATACGTGGAGTGCACTTCGTCAGCAATCCAAGGCCTTGCGCTCTTCAAGAAACTGCACCCCAAGCATCGtcgaaaggaaattgacagtTGCATTGCAAGAGCGATAGACTACATCGAAGAAACTCAGTTGCCGGATGGTTCATG GTACGGATGCTGGGGAATTTGCTACACCTATGGAACATGGTTTGTAGTAGAAGGGCTTGCGGCTTGTGGGAAGAGCTACCGCAACTGTCCAAGCGTGAGAAAAGCTTGTGAATTCTTGCTGTCAAAACAATTACCTTGTGGCGGATGGGGGGAGAGCTATTTGTCTAGCCAAAATAAG GTTTACACAAATTTGGAAGGAAACCGACCAAACTTGGTTCAGACAGCATGGGCTTTGTTGTCCCTCATTGATGCAGGACAG GCTGAGATAGATCCAACCCCTATACATCATGGTGTCAAAGTGCTAATCAATTCACAGATGGATGATGGTGATTTTCCTCAACAG GAAATCACTGGAGTATTTATGAGAAATTGCACATTAAACTACTCATCGTTTAGAAACATCTTCCCAATATGGGCTCTTGGAGAATACCGAAGGCGGGTTCTGTTCGCATAA